One segment of Lytechinus variegatus isolate NC3 chromosome 13, Lvar_3.0, whole genome shotgun sequence DNA contains the following:
- the LOC121426952 gene encoding transmembrane protein 106B-like — protein MSSRLVIQNMDSDPPPSYNQYTNYGSTGNSDPEPAGSPAVSSVKEPEAKRSDNSGETMNGSGPGHYTYEELSDGFACPTCQGTGKIPRDRADDLVALIPYSDARLKPRRTLRYVLLSIFLCASLAGILIAFLLPRPISFEQKGKVATVYTSYNQTVPTMTLVLETKFDIYNKNFVAIDGQSLTITGSWSEQVIGTNITVLDSSVHVPGRQNFELSGNVTVTFTESAWVSHCVEGTITHLIYMEFIATFQYGLMSQSQQSTLTYYKAVSCRPITELDSSWPLPSELK, from the exons ATGTCTTCTCGGCTGGTTATACAGAACATGGATTCAGATCCTCCTCCTTCCTACAACCAGTACACCAACTATGGTAGCACAGGGAACTCGGATCCCGAGCCTGCCGGATCCCCTGCTGTGTCGTCGGTGAAAGAACCTGAGGCCAAGAGATCGGACAACAGCGGGGAAACGATGAATGGTTCTGGACCAGGTCACTACACCTACGAGGAGCTGAGTGATGGCTTTGCCTGCCCTACGTGTCAGGGCACTGGCAAAATTCCTAGAG aTCGTGCAGATGACCTTGTGGCTTTGATTCCATACAGCGATGCAAGATTGAAACCTCGTAGAAC ACTTCGCTATGTGCTTCTGTCTATATTCCTGTGTGCCTCTCTAGCAGGCATATTGATAGCTTTCCTTCTACCAAGACCAATATCATTTGAGCAGAAAGGGAAGGTGGCTACAGTTTATACAAGTTATAACCAAACAGTGCCTACCATGACTTTAGTACTAGAG ACCAAGTTTGATATCTACAACAAAAATTTTGTGGCCATCGATGGTCAGTCGTTGACCATTACTGGTAGCTGGAGCGAACAGGTGATCGGGACCAATATTACAGTGCTGGACAGCAGTGTGCATGTTCCTGGACGTCAAAATTTTGAG CTTTCCGGGAATGTAACAGTGACCTTTACAGAGAGTGCGTGGGT GTCCCACTGTGTAGAAGGCACAATTACCCATTTAATATACATGGAGTTTAT TGCCACGTTCCAGTACGGTCTGATGTCACAGAGTCAGCAGTCAACCTTGACATACTACAAAGCCGTCAGCTGTAGGCCCATCACAGAATTGGACTCATCTTGGCCGCTACCATCCGAACTGAAATGA